In a genomic window of Macaca nemestrina isolate mMacNem1 chromosome 18, mMacNem.hap1, whole genome shotgun sequence:
- the LOC105482889 gene encoding INO80 complex subunit E isoform X1 — protein sequence MNGPADGEVDYKKKYRNLKRKLKFLIYEHECFQEELRKAQRKLLKVSRDKSFLLDRLLQYENVDEDSSGCCAVLQSQLTAASISKQFSCLSLLSSWDYRHTPPCSDSDATASSDNSETEGTPKLSDTPAPKRKRSPPLGGAPSPSSLSLPPSTGFPLQASGVPSPYLSSLASPRYPPFPSDYLALQLPEPSPLRPKREKRPRLPRKLKMAVGPPDCPVGGPLTFPGRGSGAGVGTALTPLPPPKMPPHTILSTVPRQMFSDAGSGDDALDGDDDLVIDIPE from the exons ATGAACGGGCCGGCGGACGGTGAAGTGGACTACAAAAAGAAATACCGGAATCTGAAACGGAAGCTCAAGTTCCTCATCTAC GAGCACGAGTGCTTCCAGGAGGAGCTGAGGAAAGcgcaaaggaaattactgaaggTGTCCCGGGACAAGAG TTTCCTCCTAGACCGACTTCTGCAATACGAGAATGTGGATGAAGACTCTTCAG gctgttgtgcagtgttacaatcacagctcactgcagcctcaatctccaagcaattctcctgcctcagcctcctgagtagctgggactacaggcacacgccaccatgctcgg ACTCAGATGCCACTGCATCATCAGATAACAGCGAGACCGAGGGGACACCCAAGTTGTCTGACACACCGGCCCCTAAGAG GAAGAGAAGCCCTCCGCTGGGGGGGGCCccctctccctccagcctctccctgcctccttcaaCAGGGTTTCCCCTTCAGGCCTCCGGGGTTCCCTCCCCATACCTGAGCTCG CTGGCCTCCCCCCGCTACCCCCCATTCCCTTCTGACTACCTGGCCCTGCAGCTGCCCGAGCCCAGCCCCCTGAGGCCCAAGCGGGAGAAACGGCCCCGCCTGCCCCGGAAACTCAAG ATGGCGGTGGGGCCCCCTGACTGCCCTGTGGGAGGACCGCTGACCTTCCCTGGCCGGGGTTCTGGGGCTGGGGTCGGGACAGCCCTgacccccctcccaccccccaagATGCCCCCCCACACGATCCTGAGCACGGTCCCTCGGCAGATGTTCAGCGACGCAGGTAGCGGGGACGATGCCCTGGATGGGGACGATGACCTGGTGATCGACATCCCAGAGTGA
- the LOC105482889 gene encoding INO80 complex subunit E isoform X7 has protein sequence MARRGGCCAVLQSQLTAASISKQFSCLSLLSSWDYRHTPPCSDSDATASSDNSETEGTPKLSDTPAPKRKRSPPLGGAPSPSSLSLPPSTGFPLQASGVPSPYLSSLASPRYPPFPSDYLALQLPEPSPLRPKREKRPRLPRKLKMAVGPPDCPVGGPLTFPGRGSGAGVGTALTPLPPPKMPPHTILSTVPRQMFSDAGSGDDALDGDDDLVIDIPE, from the exons ATGGCAAGGAGAGGTG gctgttgtgcagtgttacaatcacagctcactgcagcctcaatctccaagcaattctcctgcctcagcctcctgagtagctgggactacaggcacacgccaccatgctcgg ACTCAGATGCCACTGCATCATCAGATAACAGCGAGACCGAGGGGACACCCAAGTTGTCTGACACACCGGCCCCTAAGAG GAAGAGAAGCCCTCCGCTGGGGGGGGCCccctctccctccagcctctccctgcctccttcaaCAGGGTTTCCCCTTCAGGCCTCCGGGGTTCCCTCCCCATACCTGAGCTCG CTGGCCTCCCCCCGCTACCCCCCATTCCCTTCTGACTACCTGGCCCTGCAGCTGCCCGAGCCCAGCCCCCTGAGGCCCAAGCGGGAGAAACGGCCCCGCCTGCCCCGGAAACTCAAG ATGGCGGTGGGGCCCCCTGACTGCCCTGTGGGAGGACCGCTGACCTTCCCTGGCCGGGGTTCTGGGGCTGGGGTCGGGACAGCCCTgacccccctcccaccccccaagATGCCCCCCCACACGATCCTGAGCACGGTCCCTCGGCAGATGTTCAGCGACGCAGGTAGCGGGGACGATGCCCTGGATGGGGACGATGACCTGGTGATCGACATCCCAGAGTGA
- the LOC105482889 gene encoding INO80 complex subunit E isoform X4: protein MNGPADGEVDYKKKYRNLKRKLKFLIYEHECFQEELRKAQRKLLKVSRDKSFLLDRLLQYENVDEDSSGCCAVLQSQLTAASISKQFSCLSLLSSWDYRHTPPCSDSDATASSDNSETEGTPKLSDTPAPKRKRSPPLGGAPSPSSLSLPPSTGFPLQASGVPSPYLSSMAVGPPDCPVGGPLTFPGRGSGAGVGTALTPLPPPKMPPHTILSTVPRQMFSDAGSGDDALDGDDDLVIDIPE, encoded by the exons ATGAACGGGCCGGCGGACGGTGAAGTGGACTACAAAAAGAAATACCGGAATCTGAAACGGAAGCTCAAGTTCCTCATCTAC GAGCACGAGTGCTTCCAGGAGGAGCTGAGGAAAGcgcaaaggaaattactgaaggTGTCCCGGGACAAGAG TTTCCTCCTAGACCGACTTCTGCAATACGAGAATGTGGATGAAGACTCTTCAG gctgttgtgcagtgttacaatcacagctcactgcagcctcaatctccaagcaattctcctgcctcagcctcctgagtagctgggactacaggcacacgccaccatgctcgg ACTCAGATGCCACTGCATCATCAGATAACAGCGAGACCGAGGGGACACCCAAGTTGTCTGACACACCGGCCCCTAAGAG GAAGAGAAGCCCTCCGCTGGGGGGGGCCccctctccctccagcctctccctgcctccttcaaCAGGGTTTCCCCTTCAGGCCTCCGGGGTTCCCTCCCCATACCTGAGCTCG ATGGCGGTGGGGCCCCCTGACTGCCCTGTGGGAGGACCGCTGACCTTCCCTGGCCGGGGTTCTGGGGCTGGGGTCGGGACAGCCCTgacccccctcccaccccccaagATGCCCCCCCACACGATCCTGAGCACGGTCCCTCGGCAGATGTTCAGCGACGCAGGTAGCGGGGACGATGCCCTGGATGGGGACGATGACCTGGTGATCGACATCCCAGAGTGA
- the LOC105482889 gene encoding INO80 complex subunit E isoform X5, with translation MNGPADGEVDYKKKYRNLKRKLKFLIYEHECFQEELRKAQRKLLKVSRDKSFLLDRLLQYENVDEDSSGCCAVLQSQLTAASISKQFSCLSLLSSWDYRHTPPCSDSDATASSDNSETEGTPKLSDTPAPKRKRSPPLGGAPSPSSLSLPPSTGFPLQASGVPSPYLSSLASPRYPPFPSDYLALQLPEPSPLRPKREKRPRLPRKLKMFSDAGSGDDALDGDDDLVIDIPE, from the exons ATGAACGGGCCGGCGGACGGTGAAGTGGACTACAAAAAGAAATACCGGAATCTGAAACGGAAGCTCAAGTTCCTCATCTAC GAGCACGAGTGCTTCCAGGAGGAGCTGAGGAAAGcgcaaaggaaattactgaaggTGTCCCGGGACAAGAG TTTCCTCCTAGACCGACTTCTGCAATACGAGAATGTGGATGAAGACTCTTCAG gctgttgtgcagtgttacaatcacagctcactgcagcctcaatctccaagcaattctcctgcctcagcctcctgagtagctgggactacaggcacacgccaccatgctcgg ACTCAGATGCCACTGCATCATCAGATAACAGCGAGACCGAGGGGACACCCAAGTTGTCTGACACACCGGCCCCTAAGAG GAAGAGAAGCCCTCCGCTGGGGGGGGCCccctctccctccagcctctccctgcctccttcaaCAGGGTTTCCCCTTCAGGCCTCCGGGGTTCCCTCCCCATACCTGAGCTCG CTGGCCTCCCCCCGCTACCCCCCATTCCCTTCTGACTACCTGGCCCTGCAGCTGCCCGAGCCCAGCCCCCTGAGGCCCAAGCGGGAGAAACGGCCCCGCCTGCCCCGGAAACTCAAG ATGTTCAGCGACGCAGGTAGCGGGGACGATGCCCTGGATGGGGACGATGACCTGGTGATCGACATCCCAGAGTGA
- the LOC105482889 gene encoding INO80 complex subunit E isoform X3 — translation MNGPADGEVDYKKKYRNLKRKLKFLIYEHECFQEELRKAQRKLLKVSRDKSFLLDRLLQYENVDEDSSDSDATASSDNSETEGTPKLSDTPAPKRKRSPPLGGAPSPSSLSLPPSTGFPLQASGVPSPYLSSLASPRYPPFPSDYLALQLPEPSPLRPKREKRPRLPRKLKMAVGPPDCPVGGPLTFPGRGSGAGVGTALTPLPPPKMPPHTILSTVPRQMFSDAGSGDDALDGDDDLVIDIPE, via the exons ATGAACGGGCCGGCGGACGGTGAAGTGGACTACAAAAAGAAATACCGGAATCTGAAACGGAAGCTCAAGTTCCTCATCTAC GAGCACGAGTGCTTCCAGGAGGAGCTGAGGAAAGcgcaaaggaaattactgaaggTGTCCCGGGACAAGAG TTTCCTCCTAGACCGACTTCTGCAATACGAGAATGTGGATGAAGACTCTTCAG ACTCAGATGCCACTGCATCATCAGATAACAGCGAGACCGAGGGGACACCCAAGTTGTCTGACACACCGGCCCCTAAGAG GAAGAGAAGCCCTCCGCTGGGGGGGGCCccctctccctccagcctctccctgcctccttcaaCAGGGTTTCCCCTTCAGGCCTCCGGGGTTCCCTCCCCATACCTGAGCTCG CTGGCCTCCCCCCGCTACCCCCCATTCCCTTCTGACTACCTGGCCCTGCAGCTGCCCGAGCCCAGCCCCCTGAGGCCCAAGCGGGAGAAACGGCCCCGCCTGCCCCGGAAACTCAAG ATGGCGGTGGGGCCCCCTGACTGCCCTGTGGGAGGACCGCTGACCTTCCCTGGCCGGGGTTCTGGGGCTGGGGTCGGGACAGCCCTgacccccctcccaccccccaagATGCCCCCCCACACGATCCTGAGCACGGTCCCTCGGCAGATGTTCAGCGACGCAGGTAGCGGGGACGATGCCCTGGATGGGGACGATGACCTGGTGATCGACATCCCAGAGTGA
- the LOC105482889 gene encoding INO80 complex subunit E isoform X8, with amino-acid sequence MNGPADGEVDYKKKYRNLKRKLKFLIYEHECFQEELRKAQRKLLKVSRDKSFLLDRLLQYENVDEDSSDSDATASSDNSETEGTPKLSDTPAPKRKRSPPLGGAPSPSSLSLPPSTGFPLQASGVPSPYLSSMAVGPPDCPVGGPLTFPGRGSGAGVGTALTPLPPPKMPPHTILSTVPRQMFSDAGSGDDALDGDDDLVIDIPE; translated from the exons ATGAACGGGCCGGCGGACGGTGAAGTGGACTACAAAAAGAAATACCGGAATCTGAAACGGAAGCTCAAGTTCCTCATCTAC GAGCACGAGTGCTTCCAGGAGGAGCTGAGGAAAGcgcaaaggaaattactgaaggTGTCCCGGGACAAGAG TTTCCTCCTAGACCGACTTCTGCAATACGAGAATGTGGATGAAGACTCTTCAG ACTCAGATGCCACTGCATCATCAGATAACAGCGAGACCGAGGGGACACCCAAGTTGTCTGACACACCGGCCCCTAAGAG GAAGAGAAGCCCTCCGCTGGGGGGGGCCccctctccctccagcctctccctgcctccttcaaCAGGGTTTCCCCTTCAGGCCTCCGGGGTTCCCTCCCCATACCTGAGCTCG ATGGCGGTGGGGCCCCCTGACTGCCCTGTGGGAGGACCGCTGACCTTCCCTGGCCGGGGTTCTGGGGCTGGGGTCGGGACAGCCCTgacccccctcccaccccccaagATGCCCCCCCACACGATCCTGAGCACGGTCCCTCGGCAGATGTTCAGCGACGCAGGTAGCGGGGACGATGCCCTGGATGGGGACGATGACCTGGTGATCGACATCCCAGAGTGA
- the LOC105482889 gene encoding INO80 complex subunit E isoform X6 has product MNGPADGEVDYKKKYRNLKRKLKFLIYEHECFQEELRKAQRKLLKVSRDKSFLLDRLLQYENVDEDSSGCCAVLQSQLTAASISKQFSCLSLLSSWDYRHTPPCSDSDATASSDNSETEGTPKLSDTPAPKRKRSPPLGGAPSPSSLSLPPSTGFPLQASGVPSPYLSSLASPRYPPFPSDYLALQLPEPSPLRPKREKRPRLPRKLKSARSGCSAEELDLGEAAGRESS; this is encoded by the exons ATGAACGGGCCGGCGGACGGTGAAGTGGACTACAAAAAGAAATACCGGAATCTGAAACGGAAGCTCAAGTTCCTCATCTAC GAGCACGAGTGCTTCCAGGAGGAGCTGAGGAAAGcgcaaaggaaattactgaaggTGTCCCGGGACAAGAG TTTCCTCCTAGACCGACTTCTGCAATACGAGAATGTGGATGAAGACTCTTCAG gctgttgtgcagtgttacaatcacagctcactgcagcctcaatctccaagcaattctcctgcctcagcctcctgagtagctgggactacaggcacacgccaccatgctcgg ACTCAGATGCCACTGCATCATCAGATAACAGCGAGACCGAGGGGACACCCAAGTTGTCTGACACACCGGCCCCTAAGAG GAAGAGAAGCCCTCCGCTGGGGGGGGCCccctctccctccagcctctccctgcctccttcaaCAGGGTTTCCCCTTCAGGCCTCCGGGGTTCCCTCCCCATACCTGAGCTCG CTGGCCTCCCCCCGCTACCCCCCATTCCCTTCTGACTACCTGGCCCTGCAGCTGCCCGAGCCCAGCCCCCTGAGGCCCAAGCGGGAGAAACGGCCCCGCCTGCCCCGGAAACTCAAG AGCGCGCGCTCTGGCTGCAGTGCGGAGGAGCTGGATCTGGGAGAGGCTGCAGGCAGGGAGTCCAGTTAG
- the LOC105482889 gene encoding INO80 complex subunit E isoform X9: MNGPADGEVDYKKKYRNLKRKLKFLIYEHECFQEELRKAQRKLLKVSRDKSFLLDRLLQYENVDEDSSDSDATASSDNSETEGTPKLSDTPAPKRKRSPPLGGAPSPSSLSLPPSTGFPLQASGVPSPYLSSLASPRYPPFPSDYLALQLPEPSPLRPKREKRPRLPRKLKSARSGCSAEELDLGEAAGRESS, encoded by the exons ATGAACGGGCCGGCGGACGGTGAAGTGGACTACAAAAAGAAATACCGGAATCTGAAACGGAAGCTCAAGTTCCTCATCTAC GAGCACGAGTGCTTCCAGGAGGAGCTGAGGAAAGcgcaaaggaaattactgaaggTGTCCCGGGACAAGAG TTTCCTCCTAGACCGACTTCTGCAATACGAGAATGTGGATGAAGACTCTTCAG ACTCAGATGCCACTGCATCATCAGATAACAGCGAGACCGAGGGGACACCCAAGTTGTCTGACACACCGGCCCCTAAGAG GAAGAGAAGCCCTCCGCTGGGGGGGGCCccctctccctccagcctctccctgcctccttcaaCAGGGTTTCCCCTTCAGGCCTCCGGGGTTCCCTCCCCATACCTGAGCTCG CTGGCCTCCCCCCGCTACCCCCCATTCCCTTCTGACTACCTGGCCCTGCAGCTGCCCGAGCCCAGCCCCCTGAGGCCCAAGCGGGAGAAACGGCCCCGCCTGCCCCGGAAACTCAAG AGCGCGCGCTCTGGCTGCAGTGCGGAGGAGCTGGATCTGGGAGAGGCTGCAGGCAGGGAGTCCAGTTAG
- the LOC105482889 gene encoding INO80 complex subunit E isoform X2 — MNGPADGEVDYKKKYRNLKRKLKFLIYEHECFQEELRKAQRKLLKVSRDKSFLLDRLLQYENVDEDSSGCCAVLQSQLTAASISKQFSCLSLLSSWDYRHTPPCSDSDATASSDNSETEGTPKLSDTPAPKRKRSPPLGGAPSPSSLSLPPSTGFPLQASGVPSPYLSSLASPRYPPFPSDYLALQLPEPSPLRPKREKRPRLPRKLKGSEEMEGRESKQRRDNCEDRSRLVLSGLSQTWPALNPSSSSTHHATSACHFTLGATALFLCSVASLWGECE; from the exons ATGAACGGGCCGGCGGACGGTGAAGTGGACTACAAAAAGAAATACCGGAATCTGAAACGGAAGCTCAAGTTCCTCATCTAC GAGCACGAGTGCTTCCAGGAGGAGCTGAGGAAAGcgcaaaggaaattactgaaggTGTCCCGGGACAAGAG TTTCCTCCTAGACCGACTTCTGCAATACGAGAATGTGGATGAAGACTCTTCAG gctgttgtgcagtgttacaatcacagctcactgcagcctcaatctccaagcaattctcctgcctcagcctcctgagtagctgggactacaggcacacgccaccatgctcgg ACTCAGATGCCACTGCATCATCAGATAACAGCGAGACCGAGGGGACACCCAAGTTGTCTGACACACCGGCCCCTAAGAG GAAGAGAAGCCCTCCGCTGGGGGGGGCCccctctccctccagcctctccctgcctccttcaaCAGGGTTTCCCCTTCAGGCCTCCGGGGTTCCCTCCCCATACCTGAGCTCG CTGGCCTCCCCCCGCTACCCCCCATTCCCTTCTGACTACCTGGCCCTGCAGCTGCCCGAGCCCAGCCCCCTGAGGCCCAAGCGGGAGAAACGGCCCCGCCTGCCCCGGAAACTCAAG GGGAGCGAGGAGATGGAAGGAAGGGAGTCCAAGCAGAGAAGGGATAACTGTGAAGACAGAAGCAGGTTGGTTCTGTCAGGCCTGAGTCAGACTTGGCCggctttgaatcccagctcttccAGTACTCACCATGCGACCTCAGCGTGTCATTTCACGCTTGGAGCCACAGCTCTCTTTCTCTGTTCAGTGGCGTCCTTGTGGGGAGAATGTGAGTGA